The following are encoded in a window of Nocardia sp. BMG111209 genomic DNA:
- a CDS encoding TetR/AcrR family transcriptional regulator, which yields MPRRSQEDRSRTTRAALEDAGRRLFTERGYAGVSAEEIVAEAGVTRGALHHHYGDKQGLFIEVLEKLETENTAMIAAAIAGLPDPADLIAAMAAGLRTFLDVSRRPETVRIAMMDGPTVLGWEHWRDMEARYGLGMITAALQGAVDAGLVAPVPVPVMAQLILSAVTEAGMIVAHAEDPDTARAEAEQCLMLLISGLVRAPETD from the coding sequence ATGCCGCGCCGTAGCCAGGAGGATCGATCCCGTACCACCCGGGCCGCGCTCGAGGACGCCGGTCGCCGGTTGTTCACCGAGCGCGGCTACGCGGGCGTCTCGGCCGAGGAGATCGTCGCCGAGGCCGGAGTCACCCGCGGCGCACTGCACCACCACTACGGCGACAAACAAGGGCTGTTCATCGAGGTGCTGGAGAAATTGGAGACCGAGAACACCGCCATGATCGCGGCCGCCATCGCGGGCCTGCCCGATCCCGCCGATCTGATCGCCGCGATGGCCGCGGGCCTGCGCACCTTCCTGGACGTCAGCCGCCGGCCGGAGACCGTGCGCATCGCGATGATGGACGGCCCGACGGTGCTCGGCTGGGAACACTGGCGCGACATGGAGGCCCGGTACGGCCTCGGCATGATCACCGCCGCGCTGCAGGGCGCCGTCGACGCCGGCCTGGTCGCGCCGGTCCCGGTGCCGGTGATGGCACAGCTGATCCTCAGCGCCGTCACCGAGGCCGGCATGATCGTCGCGCACGCCGAGGATCCGGACACCGCTCGGGCCGAGGCGGAACAGTGCCTGATGCTGCTGATCTCCGGATTGGTACGGGCACCCGAAACCGACTGA
- a CDS encoding winged helix-turn-helix transcriptional regulator — MTGRSGSPPRSVRTWSRSNPVASERRRSLRDAGVVERIVLDRRPVQISYALTPIGLRSAPVLAAVADRSNDRAVAARRHGAG; from the coding sequence ATGACCGGTCGTTCGGGCAGCCCACCCCGGTCGGTGCGGACCTGGAGCCGGTCGAATCCGGTTGCGTCGGAAAGGCGTCGCAGTTTGCGGGATGCCGGGGTCGTCGAGCGGATCGTGCTCGATCGGCGACCGGTGCAGATCAGCTACGCGCTGACGCCGATCGGCCTGCGCTCGGCCCCGGTGCTCGCGGCGGTGGCGGACCGGAGCAACGACCGGGCGGTCGCGGCCCGGCGGCACGGAGCCGGATGA
- a CDS encoding ABC transporter ATP-binding protein, translating to MTEVPAEHTAPQPNPTLTVAALSVSFATDAGAVDAVTEVSFEVFPGEVLAIVGESGSGKSVCARTALGLLPDTARVHGAVLLGDRPITAMSEKQLTAIRGGRIAMVFQEPGAALDPLFTVGFQIAEAIRAHGGATRAAARTRAIELLRTVGLPDPEHRVDFYPHQLSGGQKQRVMIAIAIACEPQVIIADEPTTALDVTVQAEILELLRDLRDRIGAAIVLITHNMGVVADLADRVVVMRYGRVVETATVHDLFATPRAQYTRDLLAAVPRMHTGASSGDAERLPREEVATPRTPASASVAAEQLPAPDAAVLTVEDLVVEFPGSFGRRPFRAVDRVSLRLARGETLGLVGESGSGKTTIGRCVAALQRPTSGTIRMLGTELTGLSERRLRPLRKRLGFVFQDPATSLNPRLTVGRCVAEPLIVHRAANGPALRTRVRQLLDAVQLPAGTENRYPHELSGGQRQRASLARALVLNPDLLIADEPTSALDVSVQATVLELFADLQGEFGWACLFISHDLAVVDQLAARIMVLRNGSVVEQGSADEILRHPAEEYTRRLVAAVPVPDPVEQRRRRSAAVGE from the coding sequence ATGACCGAGGTACCGGCGGAACACACCGCGCCGCAACCGAACCCGACCCTGACCGTGGCGGCGCTGTCGGTCTCCTTCGCCACCGACGCCGGCGCGGTGGACGCGGTGACCGAGGTCTCGTTCGAGGTGTTCCCGGGTGAGGTACTGGCGATCGTCGGCGAATCGGGTTCCGGTAAGTCGGTCTGCGCCCGCACCGCACTGGGCCTGCTGCCGGATACCGCCCGGGTTCACGGCGCGGTGCTGCTGGGCGATCGGCCGATCACCGCGATGTCCGAGAAACAACTGACCGCGATCCGCGGCGGCCGGATCGCCATGGTGTTCCAGGAGCCGGGTGCGGCACTGGATCCGCTGTTCACCGTGGGCTTCCAGATCGCGGAGGCGATCCGTGCCCACGGCGGCGCCACCCGCGCCGCGGCCCGGACGCGCGCGATCGAACTGCTGCGCACCGTCGGTCTCCCGGATCCGGAACACCGGGTCGATTTCTATCCCCATCAACTGTCCGGCGGGCAGAAACAGCGCGTGATGATCGCGATCGCGATCGCCTGCGAACCCCAGGTGATCATCGCCGACGAGCCGACCACCGCGCTGGACGTCACCGTCCAGGCCGAAATCCTGGAGCTGCTGCGGGATCTGCGCGACCGGATCGGCGCCGCGATCGTGCTCATCACCCACAACATGGGTGTGGTCGCCGACCTCGCCGACCGCGTGGTCGTGATGCGGTACGGCCGGGTCGTCGAAACCGCTACCGTGCACGACCTTTTCGCCACACCCCGCGCGCAGTACACCCGGGACCTGCTGGCCGCCGTGCCCCGGATGCACACCGGCGCATCCTCGGGCGACGCCGAACGACTCCCGCGCGAGGAGGTCGCGACACCCCGAACGCCCGCGTCGGCAAGCGTTGCCGCCGAACAGCTTCCGGCACCCGATGCCGCGGTACTGACCGTCGAGGACCTGGTGGTCGAATTCCCGGGATCGTTCGGCCGCCGGCCGTTCCGCGCGGTGGACCGGGTCTCGTTGCGGCTCGCCCGCGGCGAAACCCTCGGCCTGGTCGGCGAATCCGGCTCCGGCAAGACCACCATCGGCCGCTGTGTCGCCGCACTGCAACGGCCCACCTCCGGAACGATCCGGATGCTCGGCACCGAGCTCACCGGCCTGTCCGAGCGTCGGCTGCGGCCGTTGCGCAAGCGGCTGGGCTTCGTCTTCCAGGATCCGGCCACCTCGCTGAATCCCCGTCTGACCGTGGGCCGTTGCGTCGCCGAGCCGTTGATCGTGCACCGCGCGGCCAACGGCCCGGCCCTGCGCACCCGGGTGCGGCAACTACTGGACGCGGTGCAACTGCCCGCGGGTACCGAGAACCGTTATCCCCACGAGCTGTCCGGCGGCCAGCGCCAGCGCGCCAGCCTGGCCCGCGCGCTCGTCCTGAATCCGGACCTGTTGATCGCGGACGAACCGACCAGCGCCCTGGACGTCTCGGTCCAGGCCACGGTGCTGGAGCTGTTCGCCGACCTACAGGGCGAATTCGGCTGGGCCTGCCTGTTCATCAGTCACGATCTCGCCGTCGTGGACCAGTTGGCCGCCCGAATCATGGTGCTGCGCAACGGTTCCGTGGTCGAACAGGGTTCGGCGGACGAGATCCTCCGCCACCCGGCCGAGGAGTACACCCGCCGCCTGGTCGCCGCCGTCCCGGTGCCCGACCCGGTCGAACAACGCCGTCGCCGCAGCGCCGCCGTCGGCGAATAG
- a CDS encoding ABC transporter permease, giving the protein MTAPEVVTEPATTPLAAGRGAPSLLRLIRSTGGPQRAVLVAGLVLVGLFVLPALFAPLIAPYGFSQSSSGGVDFVRQQAPSAQHWFGTSVRGEDVLSRVIFGARTALVVIAISLVLSMFVGVPLGLVSGYVGRWPDRVLVLITDAMYAFPTLLLAIVVSIVVAGGNSSGVGGVLSAAVAITVIFVPQYFRVVRNATVAVKQEPFVDAARVTGASTARILFRHVLANVTGSLPVLITLNGAEAILTLAGLGFLGFGIEPTQAAEWGYDLNKALSDVSNGIWWTGVFPGAAIVLVVLGMTLVGESLNEVLNPLLRTRRIPGAAVAAAGDGATGSEAPPEHAGPQSNSTTTPTGGEA; this is encoded by the coding sequence ATGACGGCACCGGAGGTGGTCACCGAGCCGGCCACGACCCCGCTCGCCGCCGGGCGCGGTGCGCCGAGTCTGCTCCGGCTGATCCGATCGACCGGCGGCCCGCAGCGTGCCGTGCTGGTCGCGGGGCTGGTGCTGGTCGGGCTGTTCGTGCTGCCGGCCCTGTTCGCGCCGTTGATCGCACCGTACGGATTCTCCCAGAGTTCCTCCGGGGGAGTCGATTTCGTGCGGCAGCAGGCGCCGAGCGCGCAGCACTGGTTCGGCACCTCGGTGCGCGGTGAGGACGTGCTCTCCCGGGTGATCTTCGGCGCGCGAACGGCCTTGGTGGTCATCGCGATATCGCTGGTGCTGTCCATGTTCGTCGGTGTGCCACTGGGTTTGGTGTCCGGCTACGTCGGCCGGTGGCCGGACCGCGTCCTGGTCCTGATCACCGATGCCATGTACGCCTTCCCGACCCTGCTGCTGGCCATCGTGGTGTCGATCGTGGTGGCGGGCGGCAATTCCAGCGGGGTGGGCGGCGTGCTGTCGGCGGCGGTGGCGATCACGGTGATCTTCGTGCCGCAGTACTTCCGGGTGGTGCGCAACGCGACGGTGGCGGTGAAACAGGAGCCGTTCGTCGACGCGGCCCGGGTCACCGGCGCCTCCACCGCGCGCATCCTGTTCCGGCACGTCCTCGCCAATGTGACCGGATCGCTGCCGGTACTGATCACGCTCAACGGCGCCGAGGCCATCCTCACGCTGGCCGGGCTGGGCTTCCTCGGCTTCGGCATCGAGCCCACCCAGGCGGCCGAATGGGGCTACGACCTGAACAAGGCGTTGTCCGACGTGTCCAACGGGATCTGGTGGACCGGCGTATTCCCCGGCGCGGCAATCGTTCTCGTGGTGCTGGGGATGACGCTGGTCGGCGAGAGCCTCAACGAGGTGCTCAATCCGCTGCTGCGCACCCGCCGCATCCCCGGCGCGGCCGTCGCGGCGGCCGGTGACGGCGCGACCGGCTCCGAAGCGCCGCCGGAACACGCGGGGCCACAATCGAATTCGACCACGACACCGACCGGCGGGGAGGCGTGA
- a CDS encoding ABC transporter permease: MLLRYLALRLLLIVPTAWILVTAVFFLMRVIGDPISAAMGGRLPPEQIAERKRAAGLDRPILAQYRDYLVRLLHGDFGRSQDNRAIGTVVVDYGAATLELVFWALLVAFAIGIPLGRYAATHRDSAADVGLRLFAVLVYAAPVFFVGLLLKLVFAVKLGWLPVAGRADTDVELALQHVSPKTNILLIDAILYGDPGYVLNVLEHTVLPAVSLGLLTGGVFLRLVRINLIQTLRTDYVDAARARGLSRRVVTGRHAFRNALIPIVTVMGMYIAMMLGGAVLTETTFEWKGLGYQLAQYLQARDFVAVQGIVAFIALAVAVVSFVVDVIVALIDPRVRF, encoded by the coding sequence ATGCTGCTGCGGTACCTGGCGCTGCGGCTGCTGCTGATCGTGCCCACGGCCTGGATCCTGGTGACGGCCGTCTTCTTCCTGATGCGGGTGATCGGTGATCCGATCAGCGCCGCGATGGGCGGCCGGCTACCGCCGGAGCAGATCGCCGAGCGCAAGCGCGCCGCCGGCCTGGACCGGCCGATCCTGGCCCAGTACCGGGACTATCTGGTCCGGTTGCTGCACGGCGATTTCGGCCGCTCCCAGGACAATCGGGCGATCGGCACGGTGGTGGTCGATTACGGCGCGGCCACCCTGGAACTGGTGTTCTGGGCCCTGCTGGTGGCCTTCGCGATCGGCATACCGCTCGGCAGATATGCCGCGACACATCGTGATTCGGCCGCCGATGTGGGCCTGCGGCTGTTCGCGGTACTGGTCTACGCGGCGCCGGTGTTCTTCGTCGGCCTGCTGCTCAAGCTGGTCTTCGCGGTGAAACTGGGCTGGCTGCCGGTGGCGGGCCGGGCCGACACCGACGTGGAACTGGCCTTGCAGCACGTATCCCCGAAGACCAACATCCTGCTGATCGACGCGATCCTCTACGGCGATCCCGGTTATGTGCTGAACGTGCTGGAACACACTGTGCTGCCGGCGGTTTCGCTCGGCCTGCTGACCGGCGGGGTGTTCCTGCGGCTGGTGCGGATCAATCTGATCCAGACCCTGCGCACCGATTACGTCGACGCCGCGCGAGCGCGGGGCCTGTCCCGGCGCGTGGTCACCGGCCGGCACGCCTTCCGCAACGCGCTGATCCCGATCGTCACGGTGATGGGGATGTACATCGCCATGATGCTCGGCGGCGCGGTGCTCACCGAGACCACCTTCGAATGGAAGGGGCTCGGCTACCAGCTGGCCCAGTATCTGCAGGCGCGCGATTTCGTGGCGGTTCAGGGCATCGTGGCGTTCATCGCGCTGGCGGTGGCCGTCGTGAGCTTCGTGGTGGACGTGATCGTGGCGCTGATCGACCCGAGGGTGAGGTTCTGA
- a CDS encoding ABC transporter substrate-binding protein → MASLAVLAVAGCGAGRTGGSSGGGLTIGTTDKIYSLDPAAAYDQGSYVPETQIYQHVLNFAPGQAVPQPDAAEKCAFAQPVVYTCTIRSGLKFANGDPLTAHSVKYSFDRMVKINDPNGPASLLDNLDHTDAPDDHTVSFTLKVANDQTFPAILPTQAGPIVDEKVFPPDKTLADEDIVKAKPFSGQYVITSYDKNKLVQYQEYPDYDGLLGKPKTATVSTKYYAEASNLKLDVQNGAIDVAYRSLTPTDLDSLRGNDKVQVLSGPGGELRYIVFNLNTMPGGSPEQKLAVRKAVASSVDRDALATGVYKGLFKPVYSSVPKGFTGATEPFKEIYGAGPNKEQAAKFLTDAKVPVPVQINLQYNPDHYGSSSSEEYAAIKNQLESTGLFKVNLQSTEWVSYNKERTQDGYPVFQMGWFPDYPDPDDYLTPFFGPNNFLKNHFEDPGVTAQLSAEVTQPDADKRKAILAQVQHDLAQNFVSIVPLLSGEAVAVVGKNVSGADKTLDLSTKFRYGVLSK, encoded by the coding sequence ATGGCGAGTCTGGCGGTGCTCGCGGTCGCCGGGTGCGGCGCCGGCCGCACCGGCGGGAGTTCCGGTGGGGGGCTGACGATCGGCACCACCGACAAGATCTATTCGCTGGATCCGGCGGCGGCCTACGATCAGGGCTCCTATGTGCCGGAGACCCAGATCTATCAGCATGTGCTGAATTTCGCTCCGGGACAGGCGGTTCCGCAGCCGGATGCGGCGGAGAAGTGCGCGTTCGCGCAACCGGTCGTGTACACCTGCACGATCCGGTCCGGGTTGAAGTTCGCCAACGGCGACCCGCTCACCGCGCACAGCGTGAAGTATTCGTTCGATCGGATGGTGAAGATCAACGATCCGAACGGCCCGGCCTCGTTGCTGGACAACCTCGATCACACCGACGCCCCCGACGATCACACGGTGTCGTTCACGCTCAAGGTGGCCAACGATCAGACCTTCCCGGCCATCCTGCCGACCCAGGCCGGGCCGATCGTGGACGAGAAGGTGTTCCCGCCGGACAAGACGCTGGCCGACGAGGACATCGTGAAGGCGAAGCCGTTCTCCGGCCAGTACGTGATCACCAGCTACGACAAGAACAAACTCGTGCAGTACCAGGAGTATCCGGATTACGACGGGCTGCTGGGTAAGCCGAAGACCGCGACCGTCTCCACGAAATACTATGCGGAGGCGTCGAATCTGAAGCTGGACGTGCAGAACGGCGCGATCGATGTCGCCTACCGCAGTCTCACCCCGACCGATCTGGATTCGCTGCGGGGCAACGACAAGGTGCAGGTGCTCAGCGGCCCCGGTGGCGAACTGCGCTACATCGTGTTCAACCTGAACACCATGCCCGGCGGTTCGCCGGAGCAGAAATTGGCCGTCCGCAAGGCCGTCGCCTCCTCGGTGGATCGGGACGCGCTGGCGACCGGCGTGTACAAGGGCCTGTTCAAGCCCGTGTACTCCTCGGTCCCAAAGGGTTTCACCGGCGCCACCGAACCGTTCAAGGAGATCTACGGCGCCGGGCCGAACAAGGAGCAGGCCGCGAAATTCCTGACCGATGCCAAGGTGCCGGTCCCGGTGCAGATCAACCTCCAGTACAACCCCGATCACTACGGCAGCTCCAGCTCCGAGGAGTACGCGGCGATCAAGAATCAGCTGGAGTCGACCGGGCTGTTCAAGGTGAACCTGCAGTCCACCGAATGGGTCAGCTACAACAAGGAACGCACCCAGGACGGCTATCCGGTGTTCCAGATGGGCTGGTTCCCGGACTATCCGGATCCGGACGACTATCTGACCCCGTTCTTCGGGCCGAACAACTTCCTGAAGAACCACTTCGAGGACCCCGGCGTGACCGCGCAACTGTCCGCCGAGGTGACGCAGCCGGATGCGGACAAGCGCAAGGCGATTCTCGCGCAGGTGCAGCACGATCTCGCGCAGAACTTCGTCTCGATCGTCCCGCTGCTGTCCGGTGAGGCGGTCGCGGTGGTCGGCAAGAATGTGTCCGGCGCCGACAAGACGCTGGATCTGTCCACCAAGTTCCGTTACGGCGTGCTGAGCAAGTGA
- the purF gene encoding amidophosphoribosyltransferase produces the protein MTSADLSVHTPNPPIAAAGDQDENEPREECGVFGVWAPGEEVAKLTYYGLYALQHRGQEAAGIAVADGAQVLVFKDLGLVSQVFDEQTLAAMPGHVAIGHCRYSTTGSTTWENAQPIFRTTAVGSGLALGHNGNLVNTAELAARAREQGLIKGRLSGATVPATSDSDVMTALLAHAAADKSIEQAAMELLPTLRGAFCLTFMDEHTLYAARDPHGVRPLCLGRLDRGWVVASETAALDIVGASFVREIEPGELLAIDADGVRSSRFAAPEPKGCVFEYVYLARPDSTIAGRSVHATRVDIGRRLAKEHPVEADLVIPVPESGTPAAVGYAQGSGVPYGQGLMKNAYIGRTFIQPSQTIRQLGIRLKLNPLREVIRGKRLIVVDDSIVRGNTQRALIRMLREAGALEIHVRIASPPVKWPCFYGIDFASRAELIANGSGPDGAESMDDLVENVRRSIGADSLGYISLEGMVAATEQPRTRLCCACFDGEYPIALPTEASIGKNVLEGLLAGKSELLSGNANASALSRP, from the coding sequence GTGACCTCTGCCGACCTTTCGGTCCACACCCCCAATCCGCCGATCGCCGCTGCCGGAGATCAGGACGAGAACGAGCCGCGCGAGGAGTGCGGAGTGTTCGGAGTCTGGGCTCCCGGCGAAGAAGTGGCAAAGCTCACATACTACGGGCTGTACGCATTGCAGCATCGCGGGCAGGAGGCGGCCGGTATCGCCGTCGCCGACGGCGCACAGGTGCTGGTGTTCAAGGATCTGGGCCTGGTGAGCCAGGTCTTCGACGAGCAGACACTGGCCGCCATGCCCGGTCACGTCGCCATCGGCCACTGCCGATATTCCACCACCGGTTCCACCACCTGGGAGAACGCGCAACCGATCTTCCGCACCACCGCGGTGGGCAGCGGCCTGGCGCTCGGCCACAACGGCAATCTGGTCAACACCGCCGAACTGGCCGCCCGCGCCCGGGAGCAGGGCCTGATCAAGGGCCGGCTGTCCGGCGCGACGGTTCCGGCCACCTCCGATTCGGATGTCATGACGGCGCTGCTCGCGCACGCCGCCGCCGACAAGAGCATCGAGCAGGCGGCCATGGAGTTGCTGCCGACCCTGCGCGGCGCTTTCTGCCTCACCTTCATGGACGAGCACACGCTGTACGCCGCGCGCGATCCGCACGGGGTGCGGCCGCTGTGCCTGGGCCGTCTGGACCGAGGCTGGGTGGTTGCCAGCGAGACGGCCGCGCTGGATATCGTGGGCGCCTCGTTCGTCCGGGAGATCGAGCCGGGCGAACTGCTGGCGATCGACGCGGACGGGGTGCGGTCCTCGCGCTTCGCCGCGCCGGAGCCGAAGGGCTGCGTCTTCGAATACGTCTATCTGGCCCGGCCGGACAGCACCATCGCCGGTCGTTCCGTGCACGCGACCCGGGTGGACATCGGCCGCCGGTTGGCCAAGGAACATCCGGTCGAGGCCGATCTGGTCATTCCGGTCCCGGAGTCCGGCACCCCGGCCGCGGTCGGGTACGCGCAGGGTTCCGGCGTGCCGTACGGCCAGGGCTTGATGAAGAACGCCTACATCGGCCGCACCTTCATCCAGCCCAGCCAGACCATCCGTCAGCTCGGCATCCGGTTGAAGCTGAATCCGCTGCGCGAGGTCATCCGCGGTAAGCGGCTGATCGTGGTGGACGATTCGATCGTGCGCGGCAACACCCAGCGCGCGCTGATCCGGATGCTGCGCGAGGCCGGCGCGCTGGAGATCCACGTCCGGATCGCCTCCCCGCCGGTGAAGTGGCCGTGCTTCTACGGCATCGACTTCGCCTCGCGGGCGGAGTTGATCGCCAACGGATCCGGTCCCGACGGCGCCGAGTCGATGGACGACCTGGTGGAGAATGTGCGTCGCTCGATCGGCGCCGATTCGCTCGGCTACATCTCGCTGGAGGGTATGGTCGCCGCCACCGAACAGCCGCGCACGCGGCTGTGCTGCGCCTGCTTCGACGGCGAGTACCCGATCGCGCTGCCCACCGAGGCATCGATCGGCAAGAACGTGCTGGAAGGTTTGCTCGCGGGCAAGTCGGAGTTGTTGAGCGGCAACGCGAATGCCAGTGCGCTGAGCCGTCCGTAG
- a CDS encoding ABC transporter permease, protein MTAPDVPETRRVSLLRKAMPVIVVTLLAALLGVMYLDYVIDPEKNLHNFPMALVNQDVGETIGSPGQERQVNFGEQVAAGLRQSLPGGEIDLRVVGIDEAQLQMQDGRVYGALVIPSDFSKRLGILGTGSVVPGDIERPSLTLETNPRVGVFATATVQRIGDRVFAQVDEQVGKQLTDQVNAQLAQAGNPPALSAATRLTLARPLHLDVQTFHPLAAGSGEGLTAFFYALLLLLIGVVGSMIVHTLIDSALGFVPTEYGPWFIHLPFTPISRTRTLLLKWAIWAVTAVIVAAVFLGIGKALGMSIERPLALYLYSVFAMIAVGWTGLANLAAIGSAGLLVNLILFVILGLPSSGGTVPIEATPRYFGWLATFEPMHQVFLAVRAILYFDASGPAGLTRGFWMTVVGLAIGIVVGLVMTRFYDRRGLHRRPADTGLHHRPTGRHEA, encoded by the coding sequence GTGACCGCCCCCGATGTCCCGGAGACGCGCCGGGTGTCGCTGCTGCGCAAGGCGATGCCGGTGATCGTGGTAACACTGCTGGCCGCGCTGCTGGGGGTGATGTATCTGGACTACGTCATCGATCCGGAGAAGAACCTGCACAACTTCCCGATGGCCCTGGTGAACCAGGACGTCGGCGAGACGATCGGGTCGCCCGGCCAGGAACGGCAGGTGAACTTCGGCGAGCAGGTCGCCGCCGGCCTGCGACAGTCCCTGCCCGGCGGCGAGATCGATCTCCGGGTGGTCGGCATCGACGAGGCGCAACTGCAGATGCAGGACGGCCGGGTCTACGGCGCGCTGGTCATCCCGAGCGACTTCAGCAAACGGCTCGGCATCCTCGGCACCGGCAGCGTGGTCCCCGGCGATATCGAGCGGCCGAGCCTGACCCTGGAGACCAACCCGCGCGTCGGCGTCTTCGCCACCGCGACCGTGCAGCGCATCGGCGACCGGGTGTTCGCGCAGGTCGACGAGCAGGTCGGCAAACAGCTGACCGATCAGGTGAACGCCCAGCTGGCCCAGGCCGGCAACCCGCCCGCGCTCAGCGCGGCCACCCGCCTGACCCTGGCCCGGCCGCTGCACCTCGACGTGCAGACCTTCCACCCGCTGGCCGCCGGCTCGGGCGAGGGCCTGACCGCGTTCTTCTACGCGCTGCTGCTGTTGCTGATCGGCGTGGTCGGCTCGATGATCGTGCACACCCTGATCGACTCCGCCCTGGGCTTCGTGCCGACCGAATACGGCCCGTGGTTCATCCACCTGCCGTTCACCCCGATCTCCCGGACCCGGACCCTGCTGCTCAAGTGGGCGATCTGGGCGGTCACGGCGGTCATCGTCGCGGCGGTGTTCCTCGGCATCGGCAAGGCCCTGGGCATGTCCATCGAACGCCCGCTGGCCCTGTACCTCTACAGCGTCTTCGCGATGATCGCGGTCGGCTGGACCGGCCTGGCGAATCTGGCCGCGATCGGCAGCGCCGGCCTGCTGGTGAACCTGATCCTGTTCGTCATCCTCGGCCTGCCCTCCTCCGGCGGCACCGTCCCGATCGAGGCCACCCCCCGCTACTTCGGCTGGCTGGCCACCTTCGAGCCGATGCACCAGGTCTTCCTGGCCGTCCGCGCGATCCTCTACTTCGACGCGAGCGGCCCCGCCGGTCTGACTCGCGGCTTCTGGATGACCGTCGTCGGCCTCGCGATCGGCATCGTGGTCGGCCTGGTGATGACCCGCTTCTACGACCGCCGCGGCCTGCACCGCCGCCCCGCCGACACCGGCCTGCACCACCGCCCGACCGGCCGGCACGAGGCCTGA
- a CDS encoding sterol carrier family protein, with translation MAGRQAADPAAVRAAVAAVAAWLRDESQPAPARAELVAAVRGTARSLAAVAPGHSVELRVPPFVAVQCIEGPRHTRGTPPNVLEADPRTWLLLATGLLSFDAAVDSGVVSSSGLRAAELAHWLPVVRL, from the coding sequence ATGGCAGGGCGACAGGCGGCGGATCCGGCCGCGGTGCGGGCCGCGGTGGCGGCAGTGGCGGCGTGGTTGCGGGACGAGTCGCAGCCCGCGCCGGCGCGGGCCGAACTCGTGGCCGCGGTGCGGGGTACGGCCCGCAGTCTGGCGGCCGTGGCGCCGGGGCATTCCGTGGAGTTGCGGGTGCCGCCGTTCGTGGCGGTGCAGTGCATCGAGGGGCCGCGGCACACCCGCGGCACCCCGCCGAATGTGCTCGAGGCCGATCCGCGCACCTGGTTGCTGCTGGCGACGGGACTGTTGTCGTTCGATGCGGCCGTCGATTCGGGGGTAGTCAGTTCCTCGGGGTTGCGGGCAGCGGAGCTCGCGCACTGGCTGCCGGTGGTGCGGCTGTAG